A stretch of Lolium rigidum isolate FL_2022 unplaced genomic scaffold, APGP_CSIRO_Lrig_0.1 contig_19763_1, whole genome shotgun sequence DNA encodes these proteins:
- the LOC124680551 gene encoding translation initiation factor IF-2-like, with translation MADLHPPEPETNGGAAAPAAAPAPAVPLPTGDPAAEAAAAAEPPAPPYSKRRRRPSVRLGDIGVQPNATASDARRPRKPSHSRPPRRAHPDDILDPAAAAQRRGGPKLGQRRPRTAWIPAPSGPGAGDGYEDDEGHYYDDAYQSDSAAAARARVSEASVDESDGVADWGLPNGRLPGAAASYGGVRAWLDGLGLARYAPVFEIHEVDDEVLPLLTLEDLKDMGIGAVGSRRKLFDAILKLRTGSDTVS, from the coding sequence ATGGCCGATCTCCACCCGCCGGAGCCGGAGACCAACGGCGGcgcggccgcccccgccgccgcccccgcccccgccgtcCCGCTGCCTACGGGCGACCCCGCAGCTGAGgccgcagcggcggcggagccccccgcgccgccctactccaagcgccgccgccgccccagcgtGCGCCTCGGCGACATTGGCGTCCAgcccaacgccaccgcctccgacgCGCGCCGCCCCCGCAAGCCGTCCCACTCGCGCCCGCCGCGCCGCGCCCACCCGGACGACATCctcgaccccgccgccgccgcccagcgcCGCGGCGGCCCCAAGCTCGGCCAGCGCCGCCCGCGCACGGCCTGGATCCCGGCGCCCTCGGGGCCTGGCGCCGGCGACGGGTACGAGGACGACGAGGGCCACTACTACGACGACGCCTACCAGTCCGACTCCGCCGCGGCCGCGCGGGCTAGGGTTTCGGAGGCCAGCGTCGACGAGTCGGACGGCGTCGCCGACTGGGGCCTCCCCAACGGGCGCCTCCCCGGGGCGGCCGCCTCCTACGGCGGCGTCCGGGCGTGGCTCGACGGGCTCGGCCTCGCGCGGTACGCGCCCGTCTTCGAGATCCACGAGGTGGACGACGAGGTGCTCCCGCTGCTCACACTAGAGGACCTCAAGGACATGGGcatcggcgccgtcggctccaggaGGAAGCTCTTCGACGCCATCCTCAAGCTCCGGACCGGCAGCGACACCGTCTCCTGA